In Deferribacter desulfuricans SSM1, the following are encoded in one genomic region:
- a CDS encoding uracil-DNA glycosylase: MSEKYLKEVFGIEEVLIKSDVKCNNELYDFYLNEVKDCNKCRLAKNRTNLVFGEGDPNAELMFVGEGPGAEEDKQGRPFVGRAGQLLTKMIEAMKLKREDVYIANIVKCRPPNNRAPLNDEIGACIPYLHKQIEIIKPKYIICLGSIAASALLNTTTAISKIRGSFREFKGIKVMPTFHPAYLLRNPKMKKLAWEDLQLVMKEMGLL; encoded by the coding sequence ATGAGTGAAAAATATTTGAAAGAAGTTTTTGGAATTGAAGAAGTTTTGATAAAAAGTGATGTAAAGTGTAATAATGAGTTATACGATTTTTATTTAAATGAAGTAAAAGATTGTAATAAGTGTAGATTAGCTAAAAATAGGACAAATTTAGTATTTGGTGAAGGGGATCCAAATGCAGAGTTGATGTTTGTTGGGGAGGGACCTGGTGCAGAAGAGGACAAACAAGGGAGACCTTTTGTAGGAAGAGCTGGTCAACTGCTTACCAAAATGATTGAGGCAATGAAGCTTAAAAGGGAAGATGTATATATTGCAAATATTGTAAAGTGTAGACCTCCTAACAATAGAGCTCCTTTAAATGATGAAATTGGAGCTTGTATACCATATTTACATAAACAGATTGAGATAATAAAACCAAAATATATTATTTGTTTAGGAAGTATTGCTGCAAGTGCTTTATTAAATACAACCACTGCAATTAGTAAAATAAGAGGTAGTTTTAGAGAATTCAAAGGTATTAAAGTAATGCCTACATTTCACCCCGCTTATCTTTTACGAAACCCTAAGATGAAAAAATTGGCATGGGAAGACCTGCAACTAGTAATGAAAGAAATGGGTT
- the coaBC gene encoding bifunctional phosphopantothenoylcysteine decarboxylase/phosphopantothenate--cysteine ligase CoaBC codes for MSNFLIFITGGIAAYKIPTLCRLLIKAGHNVKVGMTENATKFITPLTFESLIKNRVYIDDFITDVEPDSIDHIDLIEWADKIIIAPCTANTLSKIANGIGDNLVTSAMLVVKEKPVYIFPSMNSNMYDNPIIQENISKLRRIGYTVFEPDEGELACKTEGKGRLIEPEEIFQLVTEGKFKGIKFLVTLGPTKEDIDPVRYISNWSSGKMGYKIAKYIKDNGGELFVVAGDVCLDLSVFPHVRVKSAEDMYREVISRFQNFDVLIMTAAVADYRVKDIAAKKIKKSDEILTLELIKNKDILYEVSKIKKDKQIVVGFAAETDDLMRNALDKLNKKKLDMIVVNDVSRSDIGFGADDNEVTIFLTNGEKIETGKQSKYNIAKRVVDTAYQLFKSKNE; via the coding sequence ATGAGTAATTTTTTAATTTTTATTACAGGTGGTATAGCTGCTTATAAAATTCCAACTTTGTGCAGATTACTAATTAAAGCTGGTCATAATGTCAAAGTGGGGATGACAGAGAATGCGACGAAATTTATAACTCCACTGACATTTGAAAGTTTAATTAAAAACAGGGTTTATATCGATGATTTTATTACAGATGTAGAGCCAGATTCTATTGATCATATTGATTTAATTGAATGGGCTGACAAAATAATTATTGCACCTTGTACTGCTAATACATTATCAAAAATAGCCAATGGTATTGGGGATAATTTGGTCACTTCTGCTATGCTTGTTGTTAAAGAAAAACCTGTTTATATTTTTCCCTCTATGAATAGCAATATGTATGATAATCCTATTATCCAAGAGAATATTTCTAAGCTCCGAAGGATTGGGTATACGGTTTTTGAGCCAGATGAAGGTGAATTAGCTTGTAAAACTGAGGGGAAGGGAAGATTAATAGAGCCTGAAGAGATTTTTCAACTTGTTACAGAGGGTAAATTTAAAGGTATTAAATTTTTAGTTACTTTGGGCCCAACAAAAGAGGATATTGATCCTGTTAGATATATTTCTAATTGGTCAAGTGGCAAAATGGGGTATAAAATAGCTAAGTATATAAAAGATAACGGTGGTGAACTGTTTGTTGTAGCTGGAGATGTGTGTCTTGATTTATCAGTTTTTCCTCATGTAAGGGTTAAAAGTGCTGAAGATATGTATAGAGAGGTTATTTCCAGATTTCAAAATTTTGATGTTCTGATTATGACTGCTGCTGTTGCTGATTATAGAGTAAAAGATATTGCAGCTAAAAAAATAAAAAAGAGCGATGAAATTTTGACATTGGAATTAATAAAAAACAAGGACATTTTGTATGAAGTTTCTAAAATAAAGAAAGATAAACAGATAGTTGTGGGGTTTGCAGCTGAGACTGATGATTTGATGCGAAATGCTCTTGATAAACTAAATAAGAAAAAACTTGATATGATTGTTGTGAATGATGTTTCGAGAAGCGATATAGGTTTTGGGGCTGATGATAATGAGGTTACAATTTTTTTAACAAACGGAGAGAAGATAGAAACGGGTAAACAATCAAAATATAATATAGCAAAAAGGGTTGTTGATACTGCTTATCAATTGTTTAAGAGTAAAAATGAGTGA
- the rpoZ gene encoding DNA-directed RNA polymerase subunit omega, producing MAFLNIEKGVNREDVKSRFKLSLVASQRARELYENKEGTVPPQVEGYYKNVTIALAEIIENKITFEEEQEQDE from the coding sequence ATGGCTTTTTTAAATATTGAAAAGGGTGTAAATAGAGAAGATGTTAAGAGTAGGTTTAAGTTATCATTGGTGGCTAGCCAAAGAGCTAGGGAGTTGTATGAGAATAAGGAAGGTACAGTTCCACCTCAGGTAGAAGGTTATTATAAAAATGTTACGATAGCTTTAGCTGAAATAATTGAAAATAAAATTACCTTTGAAGAGGAACAAGAGCAGGATGAGTAA
- the gmk gene encoding guanylate kinase: MYKTKLFVVSAPSGAGKTSLCNKLINKYKDRLKYSISYTTREPRIGEIDGQDYFFIDEKKFKEMIENNEFLEWAVVHGNYYGTSKKIIDKYLAEGYDVVLDIDPQGARQIKEKYPDAVFIFIVAPSMKELRTRLINRRTESMEKINLRMKNALEEIKYFKMYDYLIVNKYLNVAFEELNAIYLSEHLKTSDIDDINKIIDLEV, from the coding sequence TTGTATAAGACAAAGTTGTTTGTAGTTAGTGCGCCAAGTGGTGCTGGAAAAACTTCTTTATGTAATAAACTGATTAACAAATACAAAGATAGGCTTAAATATTCAATTTCCTATACTACGAGAGAACCAAGGATTGGTGAAATTGATGGACAGGATTATTTTTTTATTGATGAGAAAAAGTTTAAAGAGATGATTGAAAACAATGAGTTTTTAGAATGGGCAGTGGTTCATGGTAATTATTATGGAACATCAAAGAAAATTATAGATAAATATCTCGCTGAAGGTTATGATGTGGTTTTGGATATAGATCCTCAAGGTGCAAGGCAAATAAAAGAGAAATATCCGGATGCGGTGTTTATTTTTATAGTTGCTCCTAGTATGAAAGAGTTAAGAACCAGGTTAATAAATAGAAGAACAGAATCTATGGAAAAAATTAATTTAAGAATGAAAAATGCTTTAGAAGAGATAAAATATTTCAAGATGTATGATTATTTGATTGTGAATAAATATTTAAATGTTGCATTTGAAGAGTTAAACGCAATATATTTATCAGAACATTTAAAAACAAGCGATATTGATGATATAAATAAAATAATAGATTTGGAGGTTTAG
- a CDS encoding YicC/YloC family endoribonuclease — MLRSMTGYGKVVKSTDITDVSVEIRTLNSKFCEINIRMPKQFVFLEISLKNMIKEKLKRGKVDVFIEVTPKKVVNNPVLNRNLLASYMSILRELQMESEIIDDIRIDHILKFPDVISYEDNEELYSEIGEIITNAVEDALSKVDEMRAVEGNKLKEDLENRISNIAKLREDIENLVDENYKLNMERIKNRLNDLNINIDNDRLAQEAAILAERSDINEEVVRIKSHVNQFKNVLNDDGEVGKKLDFIAQELHREFNTITAKAILSEIKNKVIEAKVEVDKIREQVQNIV; from the coding sequence ATGTTGCGCAGTATGACGGGTTATGGGAAAGTAGTTAAAAGTACTGATATAACGGATGTATCAGTAGAGATTAGGACTTTGAATAGTAAGTTTTGTGAGATTAATATTAGAATGCCAAAGCAGTTTGTGTTTTTGGAAATCAGTCTAAAAAATATGATAAAAGAAAAATTGAAACGTGGTAAAGTAGATGTTTTTATTGAAGTAACTCCAAAAAAGGTAGTGAATAATCCTGTTTTAAATAGAAACTTACTTGCATCATACATGTCAATATTGCGAGAACTTCAAATGGAAAGCGAAATTATTGATGATATTAGAATTGATCATATACTTAAATTTCCGGATGTGATAAGTTATGAAGACAATGAAGAGCTATACTCAGAAATAGGGGAAATAATAACAAATGCTGTGGAGGATGCTTTAAGTAAAGTTGATGAAATGAGAGCAGTTGAAGGAAATAAATTGAAAGAGGATTTGGAAAATAGGATAAGTAATATTGCAAAACTGAGAGAAGATATTGAAAATTTGGTTGATGAAAATTATAAATTAAATATGGAGAGAATAAAAAACAGGCTTAATGATCTCAATATAAATATAGATAATGATAGGTTAGCTCAAGAAGCCGCAATTTTGGCTGAAAGATCAGATATAAATGAAGAAGTTGTAAGGATTAAGTCTCATGTAAACCAGTTTAAAAATGTTTTAAATGATGATGGTGAGGTTGGTAAAAAATTGGATTTTATTGCTCAAGAGCTTCATAGAGAGTTTAATACAATAACGGCAAAAGCAATATTGTCTGAAATAAAAAATAAAGTTATAGAAGCTAAAGTTGAAGTTGATAAAATTAGAGAACAGGTGCAAAACATTGTATAA
- a CDS encoding slipin family protein: protein MFNLSAILFLLIIILLAKSIRILKEYERGVVFRLGRYVGVRGPGLIILIPVLEKMFKVNLRTIVMDVPPQDVITKDNVSIKVNAVVYFRVLHPDKAVLEVEDYYYATSQISQTTLRSILGQFELDDLLSNREKINMELQSVIDKHTDPWGIKVSAVEMKHIDLPQEMQRAMARQAEAERERRAKIIHAEGELQSAEKLSQASEIMSKSPITLQLRYLQTLNEIASEKNSTIVFPIPMEIIKPFLDKKDDKGE from the coding sequence ATGTTTAACTTATCTGCAATACTGTTTTTACTAATTATAATTCTTTTAGCAAAATCAATTCGAATCCTTAAAGAATATGAAAGAGGCGTAGTGTTTAGACTCGGAAGATACGTAGGAGTCAGAGGCCCAGGTCTAATCATCTTAATTCCTGTATTAGAAAAAATGTTTAAAGTAAATTTGAGAACAATAGTTATGGATGTCCCACCTCAAGATGTAATTACAAAAGATAATGTTTCTATAAAAGTAAATGCTGTGGTATATTTTAGAGTATTACACCCAGATAAAGCAGTACTTGAAGTAGAAGATTACTACTATGCTACAAGTCAAATTTCACAAACAACATTGAGAAGTATTCTCGGCCAATTTGAGTTAGATGACTTACTTTCTAATCGTGAAAAAATAAATATGGAACTGCAATCAGTTATTGATAAACACACAGATCCTTGGGGGATTAAAGTTAGTGCAGTTGAAATGAAACACATTGATTTACCTCAAGAAATGCAAAGGGCGATGGCAAGACAAGCAGAAGCAGAAAGGGAAAGAAGGGCAAAAATAATACATGCAGAAGGTGAATTACAATCAGCAGAAAAACTCTCCCAAGCTAGTGAGATCATGTCAAAAAGCCCTATAACATTACAATTGAGGTACTTACAAACATTAAACGAAATCGCTTCAGAGAAAAATTCTACAATAGTTTTTCCTATACCAATGGAAATAATTAAACCTTTCTTGGACAAAAAAGACGATAAAGGTGAATAA
- a CDS encoding epoxyqueuosine reductase QueH — protein MKLLLHQCCAPCSVYPVSILKETHYTIYGFFYNPNIHPVVEFYKRLENVWYFNNINNIKTIVDETYGLKEFVQNVVYRENNRCKYCYFTRLEKTAQIAKKGKFDAFTTTLLYSKYQNHSLIKDICENLSKKYKVDFYYYDFREGWKEGIEKSKELNLYRQQYCGCIYSEEERYKKQLSKQFNILKNSETEVVHESTE, from the coding sequence ATGAAATTACTTCTTCATCAGTGCTGTGCCCCTTGCTCAGTTTATCCAGTATCAATTTTAAAAGAAACACATTACACAATCTATGGTTTCTTTTATAATCCAAATATCCATCCTGTGGTAGAGTTTTATAAAAGGTTAGAAAATGTTTGGTATTTCAATAACATAAATAATATAAAAACTATCGTTGATGAAACATACGGCTTAAAAGAATTTGTTCAAAATGTTGTTTATAGAGAAAACAACAGATGCAAATATTGCTATTTCACTAGATTAGAAAAAACTGCTCAAATAGCAAAAAAAGGTAAATTTGATGCTTTTACAACTACACTCCTATACAGCAAATATCAAAATCATTCTTTAATAAAAGATATCTGTGAAAATCTCTCTAAAAAATATAAAGTTGATTTCTATTATTATGACTTTCGAGAAGGATGGAAAGAGGGTATTGAAAAATCGAAAGAACTTAATTTGTACAGACAACAATATTGTGGATGTATTTATAGCGAAGAAGAAAGATACAAAAAACAGTTATCAAAACAGTTCAACATTTTGAAAAATTCAGAAACAGAGGTGGTGCATGAGTCCACTGAATGA
- a CDS encoding DUF2905 domain-containing protein — MSPLNELGKTLLIFGIFFIVIGLILIFSGKLPNFLGKLPGDIYYKKGNFTFYFPLATSIIISIILTILLNIFFRK; from the coding sequence ATGAGTCCACTGAATGAATTAGGAAAAACTTTACTGATTTTTGGAATATTTTTTATTGTTATTGGATTGATACTTATATTCAGTGGAAAGTTACCTAATTTTCTAGGGAAACTACCTGGTGATATTTATTACAAAAAAGGGAATTTCACTTTTTACTTCCCCCTTGCTACATCAATAATCATAAGCATCATTTTAACAATTTTACTTAATATCTTCTTTAGAAAGTAA
- a CDS encoding cold shock domain-containing protein, translating to MSKTGTVKWFNDSKGYGFITSSDGNDVFVHFTAIKMDGFKSLKEGDQVQFDIVEGPKGPQASNVVKI from the coding sequence ATGAGTAAGACAGGAACAGTTAAGTGGTTTAACGATTCAAAGGGGTATGGTTTTATTACCAGCTCCGATGGTAACGACGTATTCGTTCATTTTACTGCAATCAAGATGGACGGCTTCAAAAGCCTTAAAGAAGGCGATCAAGTTCAGTTTGATATCGTTGAAGGGCCTAAAGGTCCACAGGCCTCCAATGTTGTAAAAATATAA
- a CDS encoding LysR substrate-binding domain-containing protein produces the protein MNITLRQLEIFWYVATYGSITKTAEILNLTQPAVSLALKELENQIGEPLFERVDKKLILNDKGKAAKQYVKKFLGHFEELKSVLQSKHVSNMRIGASTTIGNYILPELISNYMKEYPNVKFNLFVSNTENILKKIDNFEIDIGFIEGVADSSKYQLIQWMEDELVIFSSITNPIAENDILKRESLRELRWVLREKGSGTREVFEHAMMKAGINYNIALELGNSEAIKSAVVKSDLFGCLSKFTLEDISKLGKIKIYNSDIDLKRNFYIVLNPFKFKTAALENFLNFILNFV, from the coding sequence ATGAATATTACACTGAGACAACTTGAGATATTTTGGTATGTGGCCACTTATGGTAGTATAACTAAAACAGCTGAAATATTAAATCTTACTCAACCAGCAGTTAGTTTGGCGTTAAAGGAGTTAGAAAATCAAATTGGTGAGCCACTTTTTGAACGAGTTGATAAAAAATTAATTTTAAACGATAAAGGTAAGGCTGCAAAACAGTATGTTAAAAAATTCTTAGGGCATTTCGAAGAGCTAAAATCAGTTTTACAAAGTAAACATGTTTCAAATATGAGAATTGGAGCGAGTACTACAATTGGTAATTATATTTTACCTGAGTTGATCTCTAACTATATGAAAGAGTATCCAAATGTTAAATTTAATCTTTTTGTATCAAATACCGAGAATATCTTAAAGAAAATAGATAATTTTGAAATAGATATAGGTTTTATTGAAGGTGTGGCTGATTCTTCAAAATATCAACTTATTCAGTGGATGGAAGATGAGCTTGTGATATTTTCTTCAATTACAAATCCTATTGCTGAAAATGATATTTTGAAGAGAGAAAGTTTGAGAGAATTGAGATGGGTTTTAAGAGAAAAAGGTTCTGGAACTAGAGAGGTTTTTGAGCACGCAATGATGAAAGCTGGTATAAATTATAATATTGCCTTAGAACTTGGCAATTCAGAAGCTATAAAATCAGCTGTTGTAAAAAGTGATTTATTTGGATGCTTATCAAAATTTACTTTAGAAGATATATCTAAGCTTGGAAAGATAAAAATTTATAATTCAGATATTGATTTAAAAAGAAATTTTTATATTGTTCTTAATCCATTTAAGTTTAAAACGGCGGCGTTAGAAAATTTTTTAAATTTTATACTAAATTTTGTTTGA
- a CDS encoding YeiH family protein, with amino-acid sequence MNKKLLKIVYLLAFLICALPFMESTYALLLGLFLALVFTNPFPTFTAKSSKQLLKISVIGLGFGVNFYQVLEVGKHSILLTFSTIITTLFIGYFLGKLYKIEQKTSTLISFGTAICGGSAIAAMAPAIDADNNSIAISLATVFTLNAVALIIFPIIGHLLHLSQSQFGLFAALAIHDTSSVVGAASIYGATALSIGTTVKLTRALWIAPFAFTAGLINGKKNNKISFPLFILGFILAAFLSSYLPQYSDFWHKLNFVAKRLLVMTLFLIGTGLSKETLREVGIKPLLQGVSLWFIVTIGTLTLIFLNILNYPR; translated from the coding sequence ATGAATAAAAAATTACTAAAAATTGTGTATTTGTTAGCATTTTTAATATGTGCGTTACCTTTTATGGAATCTACCTATGCACTTTTATTAGGATTATTTTTAGCATTAGTTTTTACAAATCCTTTCCCTACATTTACAGCAAAATCAAGTAAACAACTCTTAAAGATTTCAGTTATTGGACTTGGTTTTGGAGTAAATTTTTATCAGGTTTTAGAAGTGGGTAAACATTCAATTCTACTCACTTTTAGTACTATAATAACTACTCTTTTTATTGGATACTTTTTAGGAAAACTGTACAAAATTGAACAAAAAACATCCACATTGATTTCATTTGGCACAGCAATATGCGGTGGAAGTGCCATTGCAGCTATGGCTCCTGCAATTGATGCTGATAACAATTCTATAGCCATATCACTCGCTACTGTTTTTACATTAAATGCTGTAGCTCTAATAATATTCCCAATAATCGGTCATTTATTACATTTATCACAATCACAATTTGGTCTTTTTGCAGCACTTGCAATTCACGATACCAGCAGTGTTGTAGGAGCTGCATCTATTTATGGAGCTACTGCTTTATCAATTGGAACAACAGTAAAACTAACAAGAGCTCTATGGATTGCTCCTTTTGCATTTACTGCTGGATTAATAAATGGCAAAAAAAATAATAAAATCAGCTTCCCATTATTTATTTTAGGTTTTATTCTTGCAGCATTTCTAAGCAGTTATTTACCACAATATAGTGATTTTTGGCACAAATTAAATTTTGTCGCAAAAAGATTGCTTGTAATGACACTTTTTCTTATAGGTACAGGGTTGAGTAAAGAAACTTTAAGAGAAGTGGGGATAAAACCTTTACTTCAAGGAGTTTCCTTATGGTTTATAGTTACCATTGGAACACTTACACTAATCTTTTTAAACATACTAAATTATCCAAGATGA
- the elbB gene encoding isoprenoid biosynthesis glyoxalase ElbB: MAKVCVVLSGCGVYDGSEIHEAVLTMYFLDKYGAELLIAAPNKEQLHVVNHLTGEVAERESRNVLVESARIARGNIKDLKDVSADDFDALIFPGGFGAAKNLTTFAIDGVDCQIDPEVKRIVRETIEAKKPLAAICIAPVLVAKALEGTGIKTKITIGTDENVASAIENLGANHISCPVKEAVVDEENKIITTPAYMLGQRISEVAEGIEKTVKKLLDFVK; the protein is encoded by the coding sequence ATGGCAAAAGTTTGTGTGGTTTTGAGCGGATGTGGAGTATATGATGGTAGTGAGATTCATGAAGCAGTTTTAACTATGTATTTTTTAGATAAGTATGGAGCTGAGCTTTTAATAGCTGCACCAAATAAAGAACAGCTTCATGTTGTAAATCATTTGACTGGTGAGGTTGCTGAAAGGGAAAGCAGAAATGTCTTAGTGGAATCAGCAAGAATTGCTAGAGGTAATATAAAAGACTTAAAAGATGTTAGTGCTGATGATTTTGATGCATTAATTTTTCCAGGTGGCTTTGGTGCTGCCAAAAACCTTACAACTTTTGCAATAGATGGTGTGGATTGTCAAATAGACCCAGAGGTTAAAAGGATAGTTAGAGAAACTATTGAGGCTAAAAAACCTTTAGCTGCAATATGTATTGCTCCTGTTTTAGTTGCAAAAGCTTTAGAAGGAACAGGGATAAAAACTAAGATAACAATTGGTACAGATGAAAATGTTGCATCAGCTATCGAGAATCTGGGAGCAAACCATATTAGTTGTCCGGTAAAAGAAGCTGTTGTGGATGAAGAAAATAAGATAATCACAACACCGGCTTATATGCTTGGTCAGCGTATTTCTGAGGTTGCTGAAGGTATCGAAAAAACTGTTAAGAAGTTGTTAGATTTTGTTAAATAA
- a CDS encoding SIR2 family NAD-dependent protein deacylase: MMVEKYQKCAELIKEADVLIITAGAGIGVDSGLPDFRGDKGFWKAYPMYERLGLNFVQCANPVHFESDPSFGWGFYGHRLEMYRNTTPHKGFYIMLDWIDKFGLDYFVVTSNVDGQFQKAGYKEDKIYEIHGSIHHLQCVKPCTMAIWENTEHIEIDYETMRAKNIPRCKFCGDVARPNILMFGDYSWIADRSHRQSVLFDNFLEEHKNSKIVVIEIGAGTAIPSIRYTSERIGRYHNATVIRINPREPHINKPHISIPEGGLKALSEINKHI, translated from the coding sequence ATGATGGTAGAAAAATATCAAAAATGTGCAGAATTAATAAAAGAAGCAGATGTTTTGATTATTACTGCAGGAGCAGGGATTGGGGTTGATTCAGGTTTACCTGATTTTAGAGGAGATAAAGGGTTCTGGAAAGCTTACCCAATGTATGAAAGACTAGGATTAAATTTTGTTCAGTGTGCTAATCCCGTACACTTTGAAAGTGATCCATCTTTTGGTTGGGGGTTTTATGGACACCGTTTAGAAATGTACAGAAATACAACCCCACATAAAGGATTTTACATAATGCTGGATTGGATCGATAAATTTGGATTAGATTATTTTGTCGTAACATCAAATGTAGATGGACAATTTCAAAAGGCAGGATATAAAGAAGACAAAATTTACGAAATCCATGGTTCTATTCATCACCTTCAGTGTGTAAAACCCTGTACAATGGCAATTTGGGAAAATACCGAACATATTGAAATAGATTATGAAACAATGAGAGCTAAAAATATACCTAGATGTAAATTTTGTGGTGATGTAGCTAGACCAAACATATTAATGTTTGGGGATTATTCATGGATTGCTGACAGATCCCATAGGCAATCAGTTTTATTTGATAATTTCCTAGAAGAACACAAAAACAGTAAAATTGTAGTCATAGAGATTGGAGCAGGTACTGCAATCCCATCAATAAGATACACCAGCGAAAGAATAGGCAGATATCATAATGCAACAGTAATAAGAATTAACCCAAGAGAGCCTCATATCAACAAACCACATATTTCTATACCAGAAGGAGGCCTTAAGGCATTATCAGAAATCAACAAACATATATAA